The genomic interval AGGGTGAATACAGCACACGAGTTAAACCGCCATATGATCAAGTGGTGTAAATTGTTTTTGGATAAGTCCCAGGCTGTCTGGTCGATGCCTAATCGGGAAGAAGGTTTCTATCATGCGTGGCGGAAACTAGCCCAGCATGACTCGGCACTTAGCCGTAAGGTACGTAAACAACTAAGTGAGTTGCCGGTAGAAGCAGAAGCTGCTTTAAAGGAAGTCTTGATTCTACTGGAAATTCCTTTCTCAGAAATCCAAGACTATTTAGAAGCGCATTTCCTTGCTTTGCCGGGCTGGGGGGGAATGATGCTTTGGCGCTCACAGCAATCAGCCGAAGAAACTTCACTGCTGCTTGACTATTTAGCTGTAAGAATTTCGATGGAATGGGCTTTAGTTAAACCCTATCTTCCTTTGCCTGAACAAAGAAATGAGAAAGTAAATCTAGAACCATTAATTGCAGCTTGGGCGGAATGGGGGAACCTGCCAATCAATGCTTGGTCACAGTTATCCTCTACAGAAATAAAGGCACGTTTGGCCCTTGCGTATCGTTTTGATAAGGTTCTGCGCAATCGGCTTTTGCTTGAAGCATGGGAAAAAACATATGAAGACCAATTGAAGACGATGATTACATCCCAACAGCCTGCTGCAGCGGCAGAAAATGTAAAGCCGGCACTCGCTCAATTTGTATTTTGTATTGATGTGCGTTCAGAGCCTTTTCGCCGCAAACTTGAAAAAGCAGGAGATTTTGAGACCTTTGGAACAGCAGGCTTTTTTGGATTGCCGATTGAAACTTGCGAGCTTGGCAGTAACCACACGCATAACTCTTTGCCGGTCATGTTTAAACCGCAATACAAAGTACAAGAGTTTGCAACAGAGCTTGAATCCTTTGAACAACGGACTCAGGCAGTCAACTCACTCGGTTATACATTTAAAACGATGAAACATAATTTGGTTTCCAGCATGGTGCTTCCGGAAATTAGCGGTCCTTGGCTCAGCCTGCAAACGTTGGCCCGCAGCTTTATGCCTCGGAGTGCAGGCCGGACATTAAGTAAATTACTCGAAACATGGCTGCATAAACCAGCCACGGAACTTACACTTGACTATACGCAACAATCGGAAACAGATTTGCCAATTGGATTTTCCATGAAAGAACAAGTACACTATGTACGGCAAGCACTAAAAACGATGGGGCTCACCGATCAATTTGCACCACTAGTGGTTATTTGCGGACATGGAAGTCATAGCACGAACAATCCATATCGTTCCGCACTCGACTGCGGTGCATGCGGAGGAGCATCAAGCGGATTCAATGCACGGGTGCTAGCAGCCCTGTGTAATCTTCCGGACGTAAGGAAGAGTCTTGAAACAGAGGGAATTATCATTCCAGAAGATACTGTTTTTACAGCCGCCGAGCATATTACCACACTTGATGAATTACGTTGGCTTTATGTTCCGGGACTATCAGCTAAAGCGAAGGAAGCGTTTAAACGTGTTCAAGCCGAGTTGCCAAAGGTGAGTGAGGAAGCCAATGCCGAGCGGATTTCGCAGTTACCAAATATCGGAACCTATCTTAAGGATCCGAAGGCTGAGGCGCAGCGCCTTTCAGAAGATTGGAGTGAGGTCCGTCCGGAATGGGGCTTGGCACGTAACGCTGCATTTATCATTGGGGAACGCGGGCTGACGCAAGGCTGTAATCTGGAAGGAAGAACTTTCCTCCACAATTATAACTGGAAGAAGGATAAAAACGGTGATATTCTCGCCAGCATTATTTCCGGGCCGGCAACGGTAACTCAATGGATTAACCTGCAATATTATGCATCTACTGTTGCCCCTCATTATTATGGAAGCGGGAATAAAACAACCCAAACTGTGACAGCCGGTCTTGGGGTCATGCAGGGGAATGCCAGTGACTTATTATCCGGACTTCCTTGGCAGTCTGTTATGAAATCGGATGACGAGGCATATCATGAGCCACTGCGTTTGCTGGTGGTCATCCAAGCACCGAGGGGCTATGTGAAACGGATGCTGGACCACAATCATGACTTTCATCAAAAAGTGAAAAATGGATGGATTCGGCTTGCGTCCATTGATCCAGAAGGATACTGGGAGAGTTGGTCTTAACCTCTTTCCCGGTTTATATATATCCTTGTGTGAGGCTGCTTTCCTTTCCGGCGCTTTTGCAGCAATGGTATAAAGCTTTCTGAAAGAAAGTCGTCACATGGGTGGAAAAGATTGTTTTTTAGAATATTATAGGTAATATTTGGTCATCTATGAATGTAACTTTGAAAAAAGGAAAAGGGATCGGTATGGAAAAAACAAAAGGAACAATTGAAGCTGAAATAAGCAAAGCTTTAACACATTGGGAGAAAACCTATCTTGGACGAGGCTCCGTATCTGTTAAATCGGATATCTTACGGGATATGGTGATTGTAACACTCCGCGGTATACTAACTGCTGCTGAATATACAGTATGTCTGGATAAGGAAGGATTGTTATCGGTAAAAGAACATCGCAACAGTTTAGTGGAATCTGGTCTGGATGGTTTAAAAGAAATTATCTTAACGATAACAGGGGAAGAAGTAGTAGGTTTTCACACCGATCTTAGTACACAAACTGGAGAACGAGTAATGGTCTTTAAGCTTTCCAGTGACCTGCAAAGCAAATTAGGTTAAAAACAAAAGGATCTATTCGGACTCGCGCATTTTTCATATAAGAAAGAGTCAGGAAACGTATTTAGAGCAAAATTCAGAAAAATTATGGGGTGAATTGGATGTCTAGAGATGAAGAGAAAAAAGTACTATTTGTGATTGGAACCGAGCAGAAATTAGAACGATTCATTAAAGAAGAAACCAATGTCAATCCGGAAAACATGATCATCTTACAAACATATCAGCCAGTCGTTTCATACCCATTCGACGATTTGATGAGGGACATCATTATTGCTGTGTACCAGGATAATGTTGATGAAATCGTTGTGGTCTCCACAAACGATGATCAAAAGAATACTGAGGATATACTGAACAAAATATATAAAAACAAAGAATTGCAGGACAAGATTCAAACATTAGATTATCTTTTTAAAAATTGCATGCCGGAATTTCCTGAGGGTACGGTAAGTTCATGGCTACATGGAGGCGAAACTTTAACGGATAGCGTACAAAAAACTGTCAACATCATACGCAATCATCCGCTGCTGCCGTCACATGTTAAGGTCAAAGAATTATATGTTGATCAGGCGAATGAAAAGCTA from Peribacillus asahii carries:
- a CDS encoding DUF2309 domain-containing protein, yielding MNIPLEKTLHWESIPDTLDFDLNDLVKSASSVIVPLGPINTFAARNPWVGLERQAFEKTARWLKDTCDVDIYPNDSVFQSARDRGEIHQDFLEKELQHWLNSQSLELPCEVVEQFCRAALLQNQPCSSTLESPELKSMARKLSRFTSRMTEKHSVKTYSQRLEQLGRVNTAHELNRHMIKWCKLFLDKSQAVWSMPNREEGFYHAWRKLAQHDSALSRKVRKQLSELPVEAEAALKEVLILLEIPFSEIQDYLEAHFLALPGWGGMMLWRSQQSAEETSLLLDYLAVRISMEWALVKPYLPLPEQRNEKVNLEPLIAAWAEWGNLPINAWSQLSSTEIKARLALAYRFDKVLRNRLLLEAWEKTYEDQLKTMITSQQPAAAAENVKPALAQFVFCIDVRSEPFRRKLEKAGDFETFGTAGFFGLPIETCELGSNHTHNSLPVMFKPQYKVQEFATELESFEQRTQAVNSLGYTFKTMKHNLVSSMVLPEISGPWLSLQTLARSFMPRSAGRTLSKLLETWLHKPATELTLDYTQQSETDLPIGFSMKEQVHYVRQALKTMGLTDQFAPLVVICGHGSHSTNNPYRSALDCGACGGASSGFNARVLAALCNLPDVRKSLETEGIIIPEDTVFTAAEHITTLDELRWLYVPGLSAKAKEAFKRVQAELPKVSEEANAERISQLPNIGTYLKDPKAEAQRLSEDWSEVRPEWGLARNAAFIIGERGLTQGCNLEGRTFLHNYNWKKDKNGDILASIISGPATVTQWINLQYYASTVAPHYYGSGNKTTQTVTAGLGVMQGNASDLLSGLPWQSVMKSDDEAYHEPLRLLVVIQAPRGYVKRMLDHNHDFHQKVKNGWIRLASIDPEGYWESWS
- a CDS encoding carbonic anhydrase — its product is MSRDEEKKVLFVIGTEQKLERFIKEETNVNPENMIILQTYQPVVSYPFDDLMRDIIIAVYQDNVDEIVVVSTNDDQKNTEDILNKIYKNKELQDKIQTLDYLFKNCMPEFPEGTVSSWLHGGETLTDSVQKTVNIIRNHPLLPSHVKVKELYVDQANEKLSEMV
- a CDS encoding DUF2294 domain-containing protein; protein product: MEKTKGTIEAEISKALTHWEKTYLGRGSVSVKSDILRDMVIVTLRGILTAAEYTVCLDKEGLLSVKEHRNSLVESGLDGLKEIILTITGEEVVGFHTDLSTQTGERVMVFKLSSDLQSKLG